A region from the Lutra lutra chromosome 1, mLutLut1.2, whole genome shotgun sequence genome encodes:
- the IQCF2 gene encoding IQ domain-containing protein F2 isoform X1, with amino-acid sequence MGIRFCTHGNIVLIVIEEADEVIELKRKKKQNLEKSLKKKTKAATEIQAWWRGTLVRRTLLHAALRAWIIQRWWRQTLVNLLQKKRREALVTYANTVRAVVKIQSLVRMWRIHWRYCQVLNAIRIIQCHWECQNCYTCALLRGHCVVTATHLQFHIEIINP; translated from the exons ATGGGGATCCGATTTTGT ACTCACGGCAATATAGTTCTAATTGTAATTGAAGAAGCTGATGAAGTAATTgaattgaagaggaagaagaagcagaaccTCGAG aaaagtttaaagaaaaaaacaaaagcagccacagagatTCAGGCCTGGTGGCGTGGCACCCTGGTACGCCGGACATTGCTGCATGCAGCCCTCAGGGCCTGGATCATTCAGCGCTGGTGGAGGCAGACCTTGGTGAACCTGCTGCAGAAGAAGCGAAGGGAAGCCCTGGTTACCTACGCAAATACAGTGAGGGCGGTGGTCAAGATCCAGTCTTTGGTCCGTATGTGGCGTATTCACTGGCGATACTGTCAGGTGCTCAATGCCATCCGTATCATCCAATGCCACTGGGAATGCCAAAACTGTTATACCTGTGCTCTCCTCCGGGGCCACTGTGTAGTCACAGCCACTCACCTACAGTTCCACATTGAGATCATCAACCCCTAA
- the LOC125089877 gene encoding IQ domain-containing protein F5-like: MGPPKITREEEAAMFIQAWWRGTLVRRTLLHAALRACIIQRWWKQMLVKLLERKRKLALDFYVRQEWAVVKLQSWVRMWRVRLRYCRLLHAARIIQLYWRWHNCRSRGFIQGHYIFKESQLNLQLEISLGAQACRVQQCIPLPIKE, translated from the exons ATGG GCCCCCCAAAAATCACCAGGGAAGAGGAAGCGGCCATGTTCATCCAGGCGTGGTGGCGGGGCACCCTGGTACGCCGTACGCTGCTGCACGCGGCACTCAGAGCATGTATCATTCAGCGCTGGTGGAAGCAGATGCTGGTGAAGCtgctggagaggaagaggaaactggCCCTAGATTTCTATGTACGCCAAGAATGGGCAGTGGTCAAGCTGCAATCCTGGGTCCGCATGTGGCGCGTACGCCTTCGTTACTGCCGTTTGCTCCACGCTGCCCGCATCATCCAACTCTACTGGCGCTGGCATAACTGCCGTTCCCGTGGCTTTATTCAGGGCCATTACATCTTCAAAGAAAGCCAACTGAATCTTCAACTTGAGATCTCTTTAGGCGCACAGGCTTGTAGAGTGCAACAGTGCATACCCCTTCCAATAAAGGAATGA
- the IQCF3 gene encoding IQ domain-containing protein F3: MGNKCCKSGPDEDALEKERLKRLHKKRRRARIKAARKIQAWWRGTLVRRTLLAAALRAWVIQNWWRAVLCRRVLQRRQDLLKIYVIREEAAVRLQSWVRMWQCHRRYCHMWHALCILQVPKGCFALQTDDHLQDQYDVPPGQPEFHIEILSV; encoded by the exons ATGGGCAATAAATGCTGT AAGTCTGGTCCAGATGAGGATGCActagagaaagaaagactgaag CGGCTTCACAAGAAACGCCGCAGAGCCCGGATCAAGGCGGCCAGGAAAATCCAGGCCTGGTGGCGTGGCACCCTGGTGCGCCGCACCCTGTTGGCAGCTGCCCTCCGGGCCTGGGTGATCCAGAACTGGTGGAGGGCGGTCCTGTGCAGGCGGGTTCTTCAGCGGCGGCAGGACCTGCTGAAGATCTACGTCATCCGGGAGGAGGCAGCCGTCAGGCTCCAGTCCTGGGTTCGCATGTGGCAGTGCCACCGACGTTACTGCCACATGTGGCACGCCCTCTGCATCCTCCAGGTCCCAAAAGGCTGCTTCGCCTTACAGACCGATGACCATCTACAGGACCAGTACGACGTCCCTCCCGGGCAGCCTGAGTTCCACATCGAAATCCTATCGGTCTAA
- the IQCF2 gene encoding IQ domain-containing protein F2 isoform X2, with protein sequence MNHLKTSHGDPILFEEADEVIELKRKKKQNLEKSLKKKTKAATEIQAWWRGTLVRRTLLHAALRAWIIQRWWRQTLVNLLQKKRREALVTYANTVRAVVKIQSLVRMWRIHWRYCQVLNAIRIIQCHWECQNCYTCALLRGHCVVTATHLQFHIEIINP encoded by the exons ATGAACCATCTAAAGACAAGCCATGGGGATCCGATTTTGT TTGAAGAAGCTGATGAAGTAATTgaattgaagaggaagaagaagcagaaccTCGAG aaaagtttaaagaaaaaaacaaaagcagccacagagatTCAGGCCTGGTGGCGTGGCACCCTGGTACGCCGGACATTGCTGCATGCAGCCCTCAGGGCCTGGATCATTCAGCGCTGGTGGAGGCAGACCTTGGTGAACCTGCTGCAGAAGAAGCGAAGGGAAGCCCTGGTTACCTACGCAAATACAGTGAGGGCGGTGGTCAAGATCCAGTCTTTGGTCCGTATGTGGCGTATTCACTGGCGATACTGTCAGGTGCTCAATGCCATCCGTATCATCCAATGCCACTGGGAATGCCAAAACTGTTATACCTGTGCTCTCCTCCGGGGCCACTGTGTAGTCACAGCCACTCACCTACAGTTCCACATTGAGATCATCAACCCCTAA